From Elusimicrobiaceae bacterium, one genomic window encodes:
- a CDS encoding O-antigen ligase family protein — protein MTEFRNGSPGETARVWPAPLKRVMRSMARLRPGRTSGPGWFIICWWVALAATGGGFSGSVSASGFMGGLPWRSLWWYALAGGLWCAALGGLIRTPDLETILRRPAFPLFAGWTGLAALFSPEPFLSVEQAALVVTGGLVYFSAAVSFDEADREAFFKTLVCAAFVCAALVLCAGLITGQAFSSCGFLFPPGVNYTAGLVAAGAAAAFSMLCDPGYDIRYRRAMWIFWAFMTAMIVLMRSRGALAGELAAVMMVLAVRGRYRVLAGFVLAGLAALVVMPGGWLGYLIKADDAFAFSRPEIWKTALSAALDNPLFGLGPGRFERYFLLHQFPSFDGFVYYGRYTGLAHCQPLQVAAETGVAGAVFYLCFIAGSFFRTVRLAQPQIKTLAAAAALFAASLVSETLFLPVNFMLFMLLLGVCGPLGQAAPESAGKAARAVLALFAALWVAGAACGVFRIRAAGSEDPGILARAAVVYPYDAQLWALRAASAAAEGPGSLCRARAFMERAAELYPTNAVYLYRLAGFEAASGDVAAARGTLLRAARLEPNSPALNAMLAKTELALGDAPAGRAALKKAALNAARFGGLKPRGGYARILLGGK, from the coding sequence ATGACAGAATTTCGGAACGGTTCACCGGGTGAAACGGCGCGGGTTTGGCCCGCGCCGTTAAAACGCGTCATGCGGAGCATGGCGCGGCTCCGGCCGGGCCGTACCTCCGGCCCGGGCTGGTTCATTATCTGCTGGTGGGTTGCGCTTGCCGCCACCGGCGGAGGGTTTTCCGGCAGCGTGTCAGCTTCCGGGTTCATGGGCGGGCTGCCGTGGCGCTCTCTCTGGTGGTATGCGCTGGCCGGCGGGCTGTGGTGTGCCGCGCTTGGCGGACTGATACGGACGCCGGATCTTGAAACCATTCTGCGGCGGCCGGCTTTTCCGCTGTTTGCCGGATGGACCGGCCTTGCCGCGCTGTTTTCGCCGGAGCCGTTTCTGTCTGTCGAGCAGGCCGCGCTTGTTGTTACTGGCGGGCTGGTTTATTTTTCCGCGGCGGTTTCGTTTGACGAGGCTGACCGCGAGGCGTTTTTCAAAACACTTGTCTGCGCCGCGTTTGTCTGCGCCGCGCTGGTGCTGTGCGCGGGGCTGATAACGGGTCAGGCGTTCAGTAGCTGCGGGTTTCTTTTCCCGCCCGGCGTCAACTATACCGCCGGGCTTGTGGCGGCGGGCGCGGCGGCCGCGTTTTCGATGCTGTGCGATCCCGGCTATGATATCCGGTACAGGCGGGCCATGTGGATTTTCTGGGCGTTCATGACGGCGATGATCGTGCTGATGCGAAGCCGCGGCGCGCTGGCGGGCGAGCTGGCGGCGGTCATGATGGTGCTGGCTGTACGCGGGCGGTACCGGGTTCTGGCGGGGTTTGTGCTGGCGGGGCTTGCCGCTTTGGTTGTTATGCCGGGCGGCTGGCTGGGCTATCTGATCAAGGCGGACGACGCGTTCGCGTTCTCGCGCCCCGAGATCTGGAAAACCGCGCTTTCGGCGGCGCTAGACAACCCGCTGTTCGGGCTCGGGCCGGGCCGGTTCGAGCGGTATTTCCTTCTGCATCAGTTTCCTTCTTTTGACGGGTTTGTCTATTACGGACGCTATACCGGGCTGGCGCACTGCCAGCCGCTGCAGGTCGCGGCGGAGACGGGCGTGGCCGGCGCGGTCTTTTATTTGTGTTTTATCGCCGGCTCCTTTTTCCGCACCGTCCGGCTGGCGCAGCCGCAGATAAAAACGCTCGCGGCGGCGGCCGCGCTGTTTGCGGCGTCGCTGGTTTCGGAAACGTTGTTCCTGCCGGTCAATTTCATGCTGTTCATGCTGCTGCTGGGCGTGTGCGGGCCGCTGGGGCAGGCTGCACCGGAATCTGCCGGAAAAGCCGCGCGCGCCGTTCTTGCCCTTTTCGCCGCTTTGTGGGTTGCGGGTGCGGCGTGCGGGGTTTTTCGTATTCGCGCGGCCGGATCGGAAGATCCCGGCATTCTGGCCCGCGCCGCCGTGGTCTATCCGTATGACGCGCAGCTTTGGGCTTTGCGCGCTGCTTCTGCCGCGGCGGAAGGGCCCGGCAGCCTGTGCCGGGCGCGGGCGTTTATGGAACGCGCGGCGGAGCTGTACCCCACCAATGCGGTGTATCTGTACCGGCTGGCGGGTTTTGAGGCGGCGTCAGGCGACGTCGCCGCCGCGCGCGGCACCCTGCTCCGCGCCGCGCGGCTGGAGCCCAACTCGCCCGCGCTGAACGCCATGCTCGCGAAAACCGAGCTTGCGCTGGGCGACGCGCCTGCCGGGCGCGCGGCTCTGAAAAAGGCCGCGCTGAACGCGGCCCGGTTCGGCGGACTGAAACCGCGCGGCGGGTACGCCCGGATCCTGCTCGGCGGGAAATAA
- a CDS encoding lysylphosphatidylglycerol synthase transmembrane domain-containing protein: protein MKKQLSIAVGFLLSAGLLFLVLRQLDYKMVAQAYAHVKMWHVLVLALAVMADLAVRGLRWKLLVSPVVDAPAFTMIKLETIGLAMNNVLPLRLGELARTTIGAGVLKIPFVTLLSTIVVERALDTISLGVIFVLAARFASGLELVQRYGAAVWVLLGAMLAGLAALVFMDVLIERNTVVRGLAGRFPRLGGLARRIAVGAEALRKPRLAALILFLGFGLWAVNAFGYYWGAKAMGIEPAVGYGRAMLVLCTSAIAVSVPAMPGYFGTFELAIQRIMMAWGVDKDLSFAYAAFMHINIYIVMTLLGVIFLYQTGHSLGGVWKRLSGREADSQ, encoded by the coding sequence ATGAAAAAACAGCTTTCCATTGCGGTCGGATTTCTTTTAAGCGCGGGGCTTCTGTTTCTGGTTTTGCGGCAGCTGGACTATAAAATGGTGGCGCAGGCGTATGCCCATGTGAAAATGTGGCATGTGCTGGTGCTGGCGCTGGCGGTGATGGCCGATCTGGCGGTGCGGGGCCTGAGGTGGAAACTGCTGGTGTCGCCTGTGGTGGACGCGCCCGCGTTCACCATGATCAAGCTGGAAACGATCGGGCTGGCCATGAACAACGTCCTGCCGCTGCGGCTGGGCGAGCTGGCGCGCACCACGATAGGGGCAGGCGTGCTGAAAATCCCGTTCGTGACGCTGCTTTCGACTATCGTGGTCGAACGCGCTCTCGACACAATTTCTCTTGGCGTGATTTTTGTGCTGGCCGCGCGGTTCGCGTCGGGCCTTGAACTGGTTCAGCGCTATGGCGCGGCCGTGTGGGTTCTGCTTGGAGCAATGCTTGCGGGGCTTGCCGCGCTGGTGTTTATGGACGTGCTGATCGAGCGCAACACCGTGGTGCGCGGACTGGCCGGCCGGTTCCCCCGGCTCGGCGGGCTCGCGCGCAGGATCGCGGTTGGCGCGGAGGCGCTGCGCAAGCCCCGGCTGGCCGCGCTTATTCTGTTTCTGGGGTTCGGGCTGTGGGCGGTGAACGCGTTCGGTTACTACTGGGGTGCGAAAGCGATGGGCATAGAGCCGGCGGTCGGCTACGGGCGCGCGATGCTGGTGCTGTGCACGTCGGCGATTGCGGTGTCGGTGCCGGCGATGCCGGGTTATTTCGGCACGTTCGAGCTGGCGATCCAGCGCATCATGATGGCGTGGGGCGTGGACAAGGATCTGTCGTTTGCCTACGCCGCGTTCATGCACATAAACATTTATATCGTGATGACGCTGCTGGGTGTCATCTTCCTGTATCAGACGGGGCATTCGCTCGGCGGAGTGTGGAAACGGCTTTCCGGGCGCGAGGCTGATTCCCAATGA
- a CDS encoding glycosyltransferase family 4 protein, with the protein MSAEAGAQDYRDISAVVVSASLWPHIGGAERQALEQARYLAAHGVPVRILTRRLPGTLKKEKVRGVDVLRLPALGTAGFINSLSFMFSLLWWLVRRSGEYEVIHVHFASSPVLPACLAGRLLGKKVLAKIGGGVEVGEIPASMKTVQGRLKLWALRRFRPQFLIVNRDILPDMRKAGLDTETALYFPNAVDTDAFTPAEPDEKARLRRELGLSAGPVFIFTGRFAAEKRLDWLARAWGRAVSEAGPDCRPALLLVGEGEKRPLIESAARDNGALDKTLFLTGRRDNVLDYYRAADVFVLTSMSEGLSNSMLEAMACGLPVVASALAGAMDAVRDGHNGFLFRQDDEAALRAILVRLMKEPELARRGGAAARTVAVERFPMSALGPKLIRLYKEAAGS; encoded by the coding sequence ATGAGCGCGGAAGCCGGAGCGCAGGATTACCGCGACATCTCCGCCGTGGTGGTGAGCGCGAGTTTATGGCCGCATATCGGCGGCGCGGAGCGGCAGGCGCTTGAGCAGGCGCGCTATCTGGCCGCGCACGGGGTGCCGGTGCGCATACTCACCCGCCGCCTGCCCGGCACGCTGAAAAAAGAAAAGGTGCGCGGGGTTGACGTGCTGCGGCTGCCCGCGTTGGGCACGGCCGGTTTCATCAATTCGCTTTCGTTCATGTTTTCGCTGTTGTGGTGGCTGGTGCGGCGGAGCGGCGAGTATGAGGTGATTCATGTGCATTTCGCGTCGTCGCCGGTTCTGCCGGCGTGTCTGGCGGGCCGCCTGCTGGGCAAGAAGGTGCTTGCCAAAATAGGCGGCGGGGTGGAGGTGGGCGAAATTCCCGCTTCGATGAAAACCGTGCAGGGCCGCCTCAAGCTGTGGGCGCTGCGGCGGTTCAGGCCGCAGTTTCTGATAGTGAACAGGGATATTCTGCCCGACATGCGCAAAGCCGGGCTGGATACCGAAACCGCGCTCTATTTTCCCAACGCGGTTGACACCGACGCCTTCACTCCGGCCGAGCCGGACGAAAAAGCGCGCCTGCGCCGGGAGCTGGGCCTGTCCGCCGGGCCGGTTTTTATTTTCACCGGCCGGTTCGCCGCCGAAAAACGGCTTGACTGGCTGGCCCGCGCGTGGGGCCGGGCGGTGAGCGAGGCGGGGCCGGACTGCAGGCCGGCGCTGCTGCTGGTGGGAGAGGGCGAGAAACGCCCGCTGATAGAGTCCGCGGCGCGCGATAACGGCGCGCTTGATAAAACTCTTTTCCTGACCGGCCGGCGCGACAACGTGCTGGACTATTACCGCGCGGCGGACGTGTTTGTGCTTACCTCGATGTCGGAGGGGCTGTCGAATTCGATGCTGGAGGCGATGGCGTGCGGGCTGCCGGTCGTGGCTTCCGCGCTCGCCGGCGCGATGGACGCCGTGCGGGACGGGCATAACGGGTTCCTGTTCAGGCAGGACGACGAAGCCGCGCTGCGCGCCATTCTGGTCCGGCTTATGAAAGAGCCGGAGCTGGCGCGCCGCGGCGGCGCGGCGGCGCGGACGGTCGCCGTAGAGCGGTTTCCGATGTCCGCGCTGGGTCCGAAACTTATCAGGCTGTATAAAGAAGCGGCGGGGAGCTAG
- the asnB gene encoding asparagine synthase (glutamine-hydrolyzing) has protein sequence MCGIYGIFNYGSGQPVGAETLDGMGRAMLHRGPDDSGSFTDGGLGIGMRRLSIIDLSTGHQPLSNEDGSLWIVFNGEIYNFHELRDALVKQGHKFRTQTDTEAIVHLYEQYGKNCVDHLRGMFAFAIWDKTRKTLFAARDRIGKKPFLYSDCGGRFVFASEFKALFAAGGVPGETDPGAIDLFLSLQYIPSPQTVYRHVRKLPPAHRLLLENGRLTIEPYWDLPLDAEPLKAPAEELKEMIVSELRESVRLRMIADVPLGAFLSGGVDSSVIVALMSELSDRPVKTFSIGFDVAEYTETRYARMVADRYGCEHREFTVKPDMAGILPKLVSHYGEPYADPSALPSYYVAHETRKHVTVALNGDGGDENFAGYLRYLAMNLGHYWDYLPQPLRRAAAAAAEFLPEHNAPKSIFWRGKRFLRSTVFSDFKRRHLKMLCYFSEDEKAGLYSDKFKALLSGGTGGPQGYIDGFYRTAQAADFINRMLYVDMKSYLPECLMTKIDIATMANSLEGRSPLLDHKFMELVFRIPGKYKLHNVTGSKWLLKEAFRDKLPPAITRRGKMGFGIPLGPWFRGELKKFWEEHCLSSEALNRGYFRPETVQRYWDEHQSGKRDHGYRLWALLMLELWHEDARLVIGGGKIV, from the coding sequence ATGTGCGGGATTTACGGAATTTTCAATTACGGATCCGGCCAGCCGGTCGGCGCGGAAACGCTCGACGGGATGGGCCGCGCCATGCTGCACCGCGGGCCGGACGACTCGGGCTCGTTCACCGACGGCGGACTCGGCATCGGGATGCGGCGGCTTTCGATCATAGACCTGTCCACCGGCCACCAGCCGCTTTCCAACGAGGACGGCTCGCTCTGGATCGTGTTCAACGGCGAAATATATAATTTCCATGAACTGCGTGACGCGCTGGTTAAACAGGGCCACAAATTCCGCACCCAGACCGACACAGAAGCGATCGTGCACCTGTACGAGCAATACGGGAAAAACTGCGTTGACCACCTGCGCGGGATGTTTGCGTTCGCCATCTGGGACAAGACCCGCAAAACCCTGTTCGCCGCGCGCGACCGGATCGGCAAAAAACCGTTTCTGTATTCCGATTGCGGCGGGCGGTTCGTGTTCGCGTCGGAATTTAAAGCGCTGTTCGCGGCGGGCGGAGTGCCGGGCGAAACGGACCCGGGGGCGATTGACCTGTTTCTTTCGCTCCAGTACATACCGAGCCCCCAGACCGTTTACCGCCATGTGCGAAAACTGCCGCCCGCGCACCGGCTGCTGCTCGAAAACGGCCGGCTGACTATAGAACCTTACTGGGATCTGCCGCTTGACGCCGAACCGCTGAAGGCGCCGGCGGAAGAACTGAAGGAAATGATTGTGAGCGAGCTGCGTGAGTCGGTGCGGCTGCGGATGATTGCGGACGTGCCGCTCGGGGCGTTTCTGTCCGGCGGGGTGGACTCGTCGGTTATAGTAGCGCTCATGAGCGAACTGAGCGACCGGCCGGTGAAAACCTTTTCGATCGGGTTCGATGTCGCCGAGTACACCGAAACCCGTTACGCCAGAATGGTGGCCGACAGGTACGGCTGCGAACACCGGGAATTCACCGTCAAGCCCGATATGGCGGGCATTCTGCCGAAGCTGGTGTCGCATTACGGGGAGCCGTACGCCGACCCTTCCGCCCTGCCGTCTTATTATGTGGCGCATGAAACGCGCAAGCATGTCACCGTCGCGCTCAACGGCGACGGCGGCGACGAGAACTTTGCCGGCTACCTGCGCTATCTGGCGATGAATCTGGGGCATTACTGGGATTATCTGCCCCAGCCTTTGCGCCGGGCGGCGGCAGCCGCCGCGGAATTCCTGCCCGAGCATAACGCGCCCAAAAGCATTTTCTGGCGCGGCAAGCGGTTCCTGCGTTCGACCGTGTTTTCCGATTTCAAAAGGCGGCACCTGAAAATGCTCTGCTATTTCTCGGAAGACGAAAAAGCCGGCCTGTACAGCGATAAATTCAAAGCACTTCTGTCCGGCGGAACCGGCGGCCCGCAGGGCTATATAGACGGGTTTTACCGGACCGCGCAGGCGGCCGATTTCATCAACCGGATGCTGTATGTGGACATGAAGTCCTACCTGCCCGAATGCCTGATGACCAAAATTGATATCGCCACGATGGCCAATTCGCTGGAGGGCAGGTCACCCCTGCTCGACCACAAGTTCATGGAGCTGGTTTTCCGCATACCCGGCAAATACAAACTGCATAACGTCACCGGCAGCAAGTGGCTGCTTAAAGAGGCTTTCAGGGATAAACTGCCGCCCGCGATAACCCGGCGCGGCAAGATGGGGTTCGGCATTCCGCTGGGCCCGTGGTTCCGGGGCGAACTGAAAAAGTTCTGGGAGGAACACTGCCTGAGTTCCGAAGCCTTGAACCGGGGTTATTTCAGGCCTGAAACCGTGCAACGCTACTGGGACGAGCACCAGAGCGGCAAACGCGACCACGGGTACCGCCTGTGGGCGCTATTGATGCTGGAACTGTGGCATGAGGACGCCCGGCTTGTCATTGGCGGCGGTAAAATAGTTTAA
- the secA gene encoding preprotein translocase subunit SecA codes for MLMKIIEGFIGTKSERDLKKFQPKIDLINALEPEFKALTDEELKAKTDEFRARLEDGETLDDILPEAFAAVREAAFRAIGLRPYDVQMMGGMVLHSGRIAEMRTGEGKTLVATLPVYLNAISGKGVHVVTVNDYLARRDSQWMGPVYRFLGLTVGCISNDMPNHERVENYRRDITYVTNNEVGFDYLRDNMVIRREDRVLRQLNYAVIDEVDSILVDEARTPLIISGPAEESTEKYHLVNRIIPSLKVRFVTDKEEVEAKYSGADLTTGFDAIVDEKAHSVTLTDEGVAKAEKFLGVTNIYDDVQGEWIHHITQALRAHHLYKLDTAYVVKEGEIIIVDEFTGRLMPGRRWSDGLHQAVEAKENLRIKEENQTLATITFQNFFKLYGKASGMTGTAMTEADELWEIYKLEVVEIPTNKPCVRVDHPDAVYRTEREKINAIIADIEDCWKRGQPVLVGTRSIDKSEKLSNHLRARGIPHKVLNAKYHEMEAEIIAQAGRKGAVTIATNMAGRGTDIVLGGNPQVEGEAEHVGREGGLHVLGSERHESRRIDNQLRGRCARQGDPGSTRFYLALDDELMRLFGSDRISGIMEWAGMEEGEAIESRLISRQIESAQRRVESHNFDIRKRLLDYDKVMNRQRSAIYALRNSILDGNDESERISQMLGEVIADSFAKWAPEGEYAAAWDHESFGAFYLRTFGLAVDLNSDENMKLSRPALIEAVTGRVTEMHQARIAAFAEQGVDFKEIERMLLLQLLDQAWKNHLYELDHLQKSVGLRAYGQKDPLIEYQKESFALYSAMLDRVRDQVVDYLFKIQLPPRRVEPPPMRRPENRLAQDNTLSPRHSPAPLMRPEPEQVDYKKRIGRNDPCPCGSGKKFKKCCGKNA; via the coding sequence ATGCTGATGAAAATTATCGAAGGTTTTATAGGTACCAAGAGCGAACGGGACCTGAAAAAATTTCAGCCTAAAATTGATCTCATCAACGCGCTGGAGCCGGAATTCAAAGCGCTGACCGACGAGGAGCTTAAAGCCAAAACCGACGAGTTCCGCGCGCGCCTTGAAGACGGCGAAACGCTGGACGATATCCTGCCGGAAGCTTTCGCGGCGGTGCGGGAAGCGGCGTTTCGCGCGATCGGCCTGCGGCCTTACGACGTGCAGATGATGGGCGGCATGGTATTGCATTCCGGGCGGATCGCGGAAATGAGAACCGGCGAAGGAAAAACACTGGTGGCCACACTGCCCGTGTACCTCAACGCCATTTCGGGCAAGGGCGTGCATGTCGTCACCGTCAACGATTATCTGGCCCGGCGCGACAGCCAGTGGATGGGGCCGGTATACAGGTTTCTGGGCCTGACTGTCGGTTGCATTTCAAACGACATGCCGAATCATGAACGCGTCGAGAACTACCGCCGCGACATCACCTATGTGACGAACAACGAAGTGGGGTTCGATTATCTGCGCGACAACATGGTGATCCGCCGGGAAGACCGGGTTCTGCGCCAGCTCAACTATGCGGTGATAGACGAAGTGGACTCCATTCTGGTGGACGAGGCGCGCACCCCGCTTATCATTTCCGGCCCGGCGGAGGAAAGCACCGAGAAATACCATCTGGTCAACCGGATCATTCCCAGTCTTAAAGTGCGGTTCGTGACCGACAAGGAAGAAGTGGAAGCCAAATACAGCGGCGCTGACCTGACGACGGGGTTTGACGCGATAGTGGACGAGAAAGCGCATTCCGTTACGCTTACCGACGAAGGCGTGGCGAAAGCCGAAAAATTTCTGGGCGTTACGAATATTTACGACGATGTGCAGGGCGAGTGGATCCACCATATCACGCAGGCCCTGCGCGCGCACCACCTGTACAAGCTCGACACCGCGTATGTGGTGAAAGAAGGCGAAATCATCATCGTTGACGAATTCACCGGCCGGCTGATGCCCGGGCGCCGCTGGTCGGACGGGCTGCACCAGGCGGTGGAAGCCAAGGAGAACCTCCGCATCAAAGAGGAGAACCAGACTCTCGCCACCATCACCTTCCAGAATTTCTTCAAGCTCTACGGCAAAGCTTCCGGCATGACCGGCACCGCGATGACCGAGGCGGACGAACTGTGGGAGATTTACAAGCTCGAGGTGGTCGAGATCCCAACCAACAAACCCTGCGTGCGCGTGGATCACCCGGACGCGGTGTACCGCACCGAGCGCGAAAAAATCAACGCCATTATCGCCGATATCGAGGATTGCTGGAAACGCGGCCAGCCGGTGCTGGTGGGCACGCGCTCCATTGATAAATCGGAGAAACTGTCCAATCACCTGCGCGCCAGAGGCATTCCGCACAAGGTGCTGAACGCCAAGTATCACGAGATGGAGGCCGAAATCATCGCGCAGGCGGGCCGCAAGGGCGCGGTGACGATCGCCACCAACATGGCCGGCCGCGGAACCGATATCGTGCTGGGCGGAAACCCGCAGGTGGAAGGCGAGGCGGAGCACGTCGGCAGGGAAGGCGGGCTGCATGTGCTGGGCAGCGAACGGCACGAGTCGCGCCGGATAGACAACCAGCTGCGCGGCCGCTGCGCCCGGCAGGGCGATCCCGGCAGCACGCGGTTTTATCTCGCGCTCGACGACGAGCTTATGCGGCTGTTCGGCTCGGACCGGATTTCGGGAATTATGGAATGGGCGGGCATGGAGGAGGGCGAGGCGATCGAGTCGCGCCTGATCTCGCGGCAGATCGAGTCGGCGCAGCGCCGGGTCGAGTCGCACAACTTCGACATCCGCAAACGCCTGCTCGATTACGACAAGGTGATGAACCGCCAGCGGTCTGCCATCTACGCCCTGCGCAACTCCATTCTGGACGGGAACGACGAATCGGAACGGATTTCCCAGATGCTCGGCGAGGTGATTGCGGACAGTTTCGCCAAATGGGCGCCGGAGGGCGAATACGCCGCCGCGTGGGATCATGAGAGTTTCGGCGCGTTTTATCTGCGCACGTTCGGGCTGGCGGTGGACTTGAATTCGGACGAGAACATGAAATTGTCGCGTCCCGCGCTTATCGAAGCGGTGACCGGCCGGGTTACGGAAATGCATCAGGCGCGGATCGCCGCGTTTGCCGAGCAGGGAGTTGATTTCAAGGAAATCGAGCGGATGCTGCTGCTGCAGCTGCTGGATCAGGCGTGGAAGAATCATCTGTACGAACTGGACCACCTGCAAAAGAGCGTGGGCCTGCGCGCCTACGGGCAGAAAGACCCGCTGATCGAGTACCAGAAAGAGTCGTTTGCGCTTTACAGCGCGATGCTTGACCGGGTGCGCGACCAGGTGGTGGATTATCTGTTCAAGATCCAGCTGCCGCCGCGCCGGGTGGAACCTCCGCCGATGCGCCGGCCCGAAAACCGGCTGGCGCAAGATAATACGCTCAGCCCCCGGCATTCGCCGGCGCCGCTGATGCGGCCTGAACCGGAGCAGGTGGATTATAAAAAACGGATCGGCCGGAACGATCCCTGCCCATGCGGCAGCGGCAAGAAATTCAAAAAGTGCTGCGGTAAAAACGCCTGA
- the lnt gene encoding apolipoprotein N-acyltransferase: MTSVTHAGTSKVPAFYLDRRQLACAVSAAALGVLAYPKAGISLFGWLMCAPLGMGALRCRGALNAAFYGWLGGFVFYAGLLYWLAPTCVAGGLNPALAALALVCLAALLAIEWLVFSAALYRFKNSGAWFALAAALCWVCMEWVKQLAARHAVWFPWFMLGYTQYKNPAVLQTAAFTGVYGVSFLLAFFGFGAGFVFTRGRQWRRAALVSFLPALVLGVVVWCAGVARLKHAPPQGDSVPTPAALPDSDPAYEAPIYNVAVLQPNIEQYRKWDAQFEAFIYNRLSAQIELLSRARPVALEFVLWPESAVPGYIETARYGGLVAAAARKTGAAQILGAPSSARGRTVSAFLFDKTGAQAGAYDKRKLVPFGEYVPLRGLLGRFAGVLNQLGEFEPGAKNQPLMKTEHAAIGAGICYEAIFPYLWRERAARGAQVFVSMTNDGWYLKTAGPYQHFAANVLRAVENGVPLVRAANTGISGGIDRWGRIVVASDLDSCNVLIVPVRAARRTPYAKAGDWFAALCAFLLCAGAWRLGTAKK; this comes from the coding sequence ATGACTTCTGTAACGCACGCCGGCACCAGCAAGGTGCCGGCGTTTTATTTAGACAGGCGGCAGCTCGCCTGCGCGGTGTCCGCAGCCGCGCTGGGCGTTCTGGCGTATCCGAAAGCGGGGATCAGCCTGTTCGGCTGGCTTATGTGCGCGCCTCTCGGCATGGGCGCGCTGCGCTGCCGCGGCGCGCTTAACGCCGCGTTTTACGGCTGGCTGGGCGGGTTTGTTTTTTATGCGGGCCTGCTGTACTGGCTGGCGCCGACCTGTGTCGCCGGCGGCCTTAATCCGGCGCTTGCCGCGCTGGCGCTTGTGTGTCTTGCCGCGTTGCTCGCCATCGAATGGCTGGTTTTTTCGGCTGCGCTGTACCGGTTTAAAAACAGCGGCGCCTGGTTTGCGCTCGCGGCGGCGCTGTGCTGGGTCTGCATGGAATGGGTCAAGCAGCTGGCGGCTCGGCATGCGGTATGGTTTCCGTGGTTCATGCTGGGGTACACCCAGTACAAAAACCCGGCGGTTTTGCAGACTGCGGCTTTCACGGGCGTGTACGGCGTCAGTTTCCTGCTCGCGTTTTTCGGGTTCGGCGCGGGGTTTGTTTTTACGCGGGGCCGCCAGTGGCGCAGGGCCGCGCTGGTTTCGTTTCTGCCCGCTCTGGTACTGGGCGTCGTGGTATGGTGCGCCGGTGTTGCGCGGCTGAAACACGCGCCGCCGCAGGGTGATTCGGTGCCCACCCCGGCCGCACTGCCCGACAGCGATCCGGCTTATGAAGCGCCCATTTACAATGTGGCGGTTTTGCAGCCCAATATCGAGCAGTACCGCAAATGGGACGCGCAGTTTGAAGCGTTCATCTATAACCGCCTCTCCGCCCAGATTGAACTGCTAAGCCGGGCGCGGCCCGTGGCGCTTGAATTTGTGCTGTGGCCGGAAAGCGCGGTGCCGGGTTATATTGAAACGGCGCGGTACGGCGGGCTGGTTGCGGCCGCCGCCAGGAAAACCGGGGCCGCGCAGATTCTCGGCGCGCCGTCGTCCGCGCGCGGGCGGACGGTGTCGGCTTTCCTGTTTGACAAAACCGGCGCGCAGGCCGGCGCGTACGACAAGCGCAAACTGGTTCCGTTCGGCGAATACGTGCCGCTGCGCGGCTTGCTGGGAAGATTCGCCGGCGTGCTCAATCAGCTGGGCGAGTTCGAGCCGGGCGCAAAGAACCAGCCGCTGATGAAAACCGAACACGCGGCTATTGGCGCGGGGATCTGTTACGAGGCTATTTTTCCTTATTTATGGCGCGAGCGCGCGGCTCGCGGCGCGCAGGTTTTTGTCAGCATGACCAACGACGGCTGGTATCTGAAAACCGCCGGGCCGTACCAGCATTTCGCGGCGAACGTGCTGCGCGCGGTGGAAAACGGCGTGCCGCTGGTGCGCGCGGCCAATACCGGCATCTCCGGCGGGATTGACCGCTGGGGGCGCATTGTCGTCGCTTCGGATCTGGATTCCTGCAATGTGCTGATCGTGCCCGTGCGCGCGGCGCGGCGCACACCGTACGCAAAAGCGGGGGACTGGTTTGCCGCGTTATGCGCATTTCTGCTGTGCGCCGGCGCGTGGCGGCTGGGGACGGCGAAAAAATGA